One Eisenibacter elegans DSM 3317 genomic window, ATAGCTTTGGGACTGAGTTTATCCCAGCGGTTGAGGCCTTGGCGTTGTAGGTGTGCTATAGTAGCTGTGCTGAGCTGTGGCAACAACGACAGGGAGGCCTCTGACTGCAACTGTGGCATACACGCATAGCGCCATTTGCAACTAAAACAAGCCGTACTGAGTATGGGGGGTGTTTTGAGGTCAGCCTCAGTTTCGGGCAGAGGCCGTAATGCTTCGAGGGCTTGCTGTAGTTGGGTAAAGTCCCGCTCAATGACTTCAAAGTGAATCTCTTGCCGCTGGCCATTGCCTAAGATTAAAAACCCTTTGCGGGGTAAAAAACCGTCTTGCAAAGAGCAAAGTAACTCGCTATACCAGCGCAACTGCAAACTATGGGATAACGTGGCAACTGCCGTGCTCTTGATGTCGCCCACCTCATAATAATGCTGTGAGCCCTCTTGGCGGAGCTCTAGGATGTCTGCCACCCCAATCCCTGTCTCTTCTTCACTGTCTGTTTTTTGGAGTAGCTGTGCCTGTAAAATAACTGGTTCGCGTCGAGCAATGGCCGCTTGTGTGTCTTCGTAGCGCACTTGTGTATGGTTGCCCTGCACGACATAGGCGTGAGCAAACTGTGCTGCATAAATTTGCGCCTCAAACTGAAGCCCTTCTTGGAGCTGCTGGCGTACGTGTACGGGGTCGGGTGCGGTCAAGGCCGCCTTCCCATAATAGTTTAACCAAGCCTTGCGTTTGCAGTGCAAATATGCCCCAAAATGATAAGCATTGGTAGGCTTGGGTTGCGTACGAAGATAAGAACGTAAGGACATTTTTTAGATAATCAGATGTTTGAGATATGATGTAAGCACGGCTATGGCTTTGGTTTTCTGCGGCTTAATAAAAAATAACTCCCTATCCAAACAAGTGTATAGACACCTATCAAGGGCAAGACCCACAAAGTATCTAGGCCGGCATAGGCGGTAAGGATTCCGGCAGTAAAAAATAATACAACATATCCCAAACACCCCAGGCAGCCTACCCAACGAAGTAGAGCGCTTTGAGAAGGGGTTTCATTAGCAGAGGTTTTGAATGGATCTATCATTGGTTCATCAACTAGTACTATACCCAACCACAATTGGTTTGGGAAATTTTTGTGCGTCAAGAAAATCAAATCCTGCAAATCTACAATTCTTGTGAATCTTGGTATAAACATAGCGACTAAAAAATACAACCACAAAAGTACAGCCCAGTGCTGGGAGGTAAAACTAAACGGTTATTTTTTGATACCACACAAACTGCTTACCATCAATTGGTTGAGAATTGAATTCAATGTTTGAACATTTATTTTTAATTTTTTGGAACAAAAGCCAAAGCATAGCTGTTATAACACACAAATAACCCGTATTTACTTTTTATCATCAAACACAAAAACGTTTATGAAACTGTTCCAATTGTCAGCCTTGGCCTTGGCCACTACTTTTGTTATGGCAAGCTGCGGAAGCGCCCCTAAAAGCGACAAAGCCGAGACCGGCGAAGCACAAGAAGTAAACGAAGTAGCTGAAGCTGCTGACGTTGCCCTTGACCTAGAAGCCAGCCAAATCACTTGGGTTGGTACTAAACCTGTAGGCAAACACAACGGTACAATCAAGTTGAGCGAAGGCAAACTTTCACTAAAAGATGGCGCTATTGTAGGCGGCAACTTTGTGATTGACCTCAACACGCTTACTGTATTGGACATCCCTGCCGAAGACGAAGCCAATGCTAAATTGACCGGCCACCTCAAGAGCGGTGATTTCTTTGAAGTAGAAAAATTCCCTACTGCCACTTTTGAAGTAGTATCAGTAGAGCCTTACCAAGCTCCTGAAGGCGACAAGAAAGAAGAAAAAGACCCTGAGTACACCCTTGCTAATCCTACACATACCATCACTGGTAACTTGGAGATGAAAGGCGTGAAGAAAAGCATCAAGTTCCCTGCAAAGGTTACCATTGATGGCAACAAAGTAACTGCTGAAGCCAAATTCAACATCAATCGTAAGGATTGGGGAATGAGCTATGGCGATGATGAGTCTTTGGGCGATAAGTTTATCCGCCCTACTGTACACATTGGTTTCAATATTGCTACCAAATAAGTAATTTAAGCAGTAAAAAGACTATCTTTGCCTGCTAAACGGCAAAAGCGGGGGCTGCCGTATGACGCACCTCCCGCTTTTTATGTATCTCCCAATGCCTCTCTGACACGTGCGGCAAGCGTCCGAAAAATGCTTGAATTATGAGAATAGAAGATGAAATTAAGCAGAAAAAGTTTGTGAATGAGTTTGAGAAACTCACTATAAACTTACTTTTTACAAGCCACTGGCTCAATTTCCGCCAAAAGGATACCTTCAAGCCTTATGACTTGACACCACAGCAATACAATATCCTGCGTATCTTGAGAGGCCAGCACCCACAGCCTGTTTCGGTGAGTGATATCCGTGAGCGGATGATTGACAAGATGTCTGATGTGTCTCGATTAGTAGACCGCCTAATGCGCAAACGCCTAGTAGGGCGTAAGGAATGTGAAGCAGACCGCCGAATGGTAGATGTAAGTATCACAGAAGAGGGGCTACAGCTGCTCAAGCGCATTGATAATGAGCAAGATCTCTCAGAAGCTGTCCGAGGGTTGTCTCCAGAGGAGGCCGCCCAACTCAATCGGCTTTTGGACAAGCTCCGCGACATCAATAGTAACACACAAGAGAGCGTATAAAAAGCAAACACACCTGCCAAGTTGAGAAAACTTAACAGATGTGTATCAATGAGTTGTCAGCAGCTATTGCTTATTCTGCCAGCTCTTCTTTCTTGATTTTTCCAAAGGACACGCCTAGATTCAGCCCTAGATTGGCCACCCTTCCGCGCCCAAAGAGCGACAAGATATTGGCCGAACCTGCGCCAAACCTAAATGCCCCAGCCCTAACGGAGACAAAGCCGCCTAATGTAGCTCCTGCGTGCCCTCCAAACGAAGGCGCAATACCGGCATTGAGCCATTGGCGTACGTTATACACGTACCCAAAGGTGAGCTGAGGAGTGGTGGTGGCTAAGCCTATGTTGTTGAAACCTTGGATATAGGTAACGAAAATGTCGTGGCGATTTTCGCCCACCAACCCTGAAGGGATGCTGTATTGCCCCTGAAGCACTAAGCGCGAAGGCAAGGCCACTCTAAAAGCATTCTTGGTTTCTTCGCCCTCAAAAATGCTCGTCAGTGAGTCCAAAAAGCTAGGAGAACTACTAGAAGTAGGGCTTACAAGAATCCCTTCAAAGCGGAAGGCCGTATCGGCTCTAGTAAAGTTGAGCGTATTTTGGTTGAAGCGCATCCCGCCTATGTCCAACAAACTGGCGGATATACGCAGGTTTTCCCCAATCTGAATATCACCTCCAAGGTCAAAAGCAAAGCCACCACCACTATGCTGGAAGGGGTTGCCTCCTTCGGCATCTGACAAGGTAACATATCCTCCTGCATTAGCTTGTGTGCCTATATTGAAGTCGATATAGCTACCATCTTGGGCTGTTGTAATGTCTAGTCTGGCGTTTGTCAGTTCTCCGGCGCTCATTGCTGCCAAGTATTTCAATCTCAAACCGGCTCTGACTTTGAAGGCATCTGTTTCGACGATGTTGCGGGCGGCTCCCAGCACAAATTCACGCCAGTGATACCCTCCGGCGCGGATGTCGCCCACGCGGGCGGTTTGTCCTGCAAACCGGCTATTGCCAAGCCACAAAAACTCGAAAGGTTCTTTGCCGATAGTCAACCCTGCTTCGATACGTTCGTTTATCTCAAACGAAGCCGTGAAAAGCTCTTCTCCCTGCGAGCGAATCTTAAAAGCGGTAGAAATCCATTGCAAATTTAGGCCGATGGCCAGTCGGTTACGATTTTTGAGGTCGCCTATCAGGTTATCTACATCAGCATTGGTTAGGGAGTTGCTGGCCAACTGCAAGAACTGCCGTGAGCTCAAGACGTTGTTGGCAGCCCAAAGCTCCAGTTGCTGGTGTAGTGGGAATACATTGATTTCAAACACTTGGTCAGTAGTACCCAAGTAGCTAGGTTGCCAGCGCGAGCGCTGAATCTGTTGGTGGTCATTATAAAGCAAATGTGCGGCATTTTGTGCAAAAAGGCCAAACGAGCTCAAAACCCACAAAGTGATGGTGAGGAGTTGTATATGTTTCATAGTCAATACAGTCTGATTCTTTGAAATATTAGTTGCCAATTTGGGTTTTGAAATCACCTATGATTCTAAAATCCAAGGTATTGGTGTTTTCGATGCGCACCACTTGAGGGGCTGTGTTCCGATAGGCGGTTGTGATACGTATTTTTTGTGTTTCACGCATCGCATTCAAAATCGGAGCGACATCGACCGTAACCTCACGGTTGGTAGGGTTGGCCGCAGTTCCTGCCGGCATATTGATAGGCGGAGTAGTCAGGTTGCCGACTACACGGTCGTCTGCATCCAAAAAAGCAAGGTTGACTTCCAATTCCATCGATACTTTATTGGCCAGTCGGAGTGTCAAAGTACCACTCACATTGGCATTGTCACCCAAGCCAAAGTCAAAATCAGCTTCTGTATTGAGGTTGCCTGAGCTGTTGGGGCGGATATCTACATAGCGGATACGGGGAACTCCAACACGCAGCTCTATGCGAATATTGCCATCACCCATATTGACCAACTGCCCGTTGCTACCCGGGGTACTTATTTCTTCTATCAACATCTGTAGGTTGGGGGTCAATGTGCCCTGTGTGATGTTTTCGGCAAACTCATAGGTAGCGCCCGGCG contains:
- a CDS encoding YceI family protein is translated as MKLFQLSALALATTFVMASCGSAPKSDKAETGEAQEVNEVAEAADVALDLEASQITWVGTKPVGKHNGTIKLSEGKLSLKDGAIVGGNFVIDLNTLTVLDIPAEDEANAKLTGHLKSGDFFEVEKFPTATFEVVSVEPYQAPEGDKKEEKDPEYTLANPTHTITGNLEMKGVKKSIKFPAKVTIDGNKVTAEAKFNINRKDWGMSYGDDESLGDKFIRPTVHIGFNIATK
- a CDS encoding MarR family winged helix-turn-helix transcriptional regulator encodes the protein MRIEDEIKQKKFVNEFEKLTINLLFTSHWLNFRQKDTFKPYDLTPQQYNILRILRGQHPQPVSVSDIRERMIDKMSDVSRLVDRLMRKRLVGRKECEADRRMVDVSITEEGLQLLKRIDNEQDLSEAVRGLSPEEAAQLNRLLDKLRDINSNTQESV
- a CDS encoding DUF5723 family protein — protein: MKHIQLLTITLWVLSSFGLFAQNAAHLLYNDHQQIQRSRWQPSYLGTTDQVFEINVFPLHQQLELWAANNVLSSRQFLQLASNSLTNADVDNLIGDLKNRNRLAIGLNLQWISTAFKIRSQGEELFTASFEINERIEAGLTIGKEPFEFLWLGNSRFAGQTARVGDIRAGGYHWREFVLGAARNIVETDAFKVRAGLRLKYLAAMSAGELTNARLDITTAQDGSYIDFNIGTQANAGGYVTLSDAEGGNPFQHSGGGFAFDLGGDIQIGENLRISASLLDIGGMRFNQNTLNFTRADTAFRFEGILVSPTSSSSPSFLDSLTSIFEGEETKNAFRVALPSRLVLQGQYSIPSGLVGENRHDIFVTYIQGFNNIGLATTTPQLTFGYVYNVRQWLNAGIAPSFGGHAGATLGGFVSVRAGAFRFGAGSANILSLFGRGRVANLGLNLGVSFGKIKKEELAE